In a genomic window of Erigeron canadensis isolate Cc75 chromosome 5, C_canadensis_v1, whole genome shotgun sequence:
- the LOC122601033 gene encoding uncharacterized protein LOC122601033 yields the protein MEFRVINDVPKTPGGIKFEKEIGIPFTKQILPKIINYIWSTLFQQNNPSERKNIDVLQVFITKIDEKPTPVGVAYGNTINISVDFIQETKTEEMKWYFTAVMLHEATHVFQWNGEWECPSGLREGVAEYAMLKANYVKPNFLKPGEGDRWDQGYAFTARFLEYCEGLVPGFVAKLNKKMRKTYNVLYFKEITGKSVEQLWMDYKAKYGKKN from the coding sequence ATGGAGTTCAGAGTGATTAATGATGTTCCAAAAACTCCCGGGGGCATCAAGTTCGAAAAAGAAATTGGGATTCCCTTCACAAAACAAATACTACCGAAAATCATAAATTACATATGGTCTACTCTCTTCCAACAAAACAACCCGTCAGAGCGAAAGAACATAGATGTTTTACAAGTGTTCATTACTAAGATCGATGAAAAACCTACACCTGTGGGTGTGGCATATGGAAACACGATAAATATCAGTGTTGATTTTATACAAGAGACTAAAACAGAGGAAATGAAATGGTATTTCACGGCAGTCATGCTCCACGAAGCAACCCACGTTTTTCAATGGAACGGGGAGTGGGAATGCCCTAGTGGCCTGAGAGAAGGCGTCGCGGAATATGCAATGTTAAAAGCAAATTATGTTAAACCAAACTTTTTAAAGCCCGGAGAAGGGGATCGTTGGGACCAAGGGTATGCTTTCACGGCCCGTTTTCTCGAATATTGTGAGGGGCTCGTTCCAGGATTTGTGGCAAAGCTTAACAAAAAGATGAGGAAAACTTATAATGTTTTGTACTTTAAAGAAATAACTGGAAAATCCGTAGAACAACTTTGGATGGATTATAAGGCTAAATATGGAAAAAAGAATTGA